Proteins co-encoded in one Capnocytophaga ochracea DSM 7271 genomic window:
- a CDS encoding phosphinothricin acetyltransferase, giving the protein MYSVSPRTPEGGQAVKGDKPPLLHILRFCGAHTQLSLAIFKGGMWRRERGEVVARWVIESSTTGD; this is encoded by the coding sequence ATTTATTCGGTAAGCCCCCGAACCCCCGAAGGGGGACAAGCTGTAAAAGGAGACAAACCTCCCCTTTTACACATACTCCGCTTTTGCGGTGCACATACCCAGCTGTCGCTGGCTATCTTCAAAGGGGGAATGTGGCGACGGGAAAGGGGTGAGGTCGTAGCACGATGGGTGATTGAAAGTAGTACGACAGGTGATTGA